In Gracilibacillus salitolerans, the sequence CGTAATTCAAAGTCTAAAAATTATGAAGATTTAAAAGATTCAGCCACCTTTACTAATTCTTTTTCTGAAAGTGATTCTTCACTTGGCCGATAAATAATTTGATATGTAACCCCTTCTTTTTCCCAATGTAAAGTTTGGGAATATGGCTGATCTTGATAATAACCTTCTAATGAATCCATTAATGAAATGGTTTCGAAATCACTTTTATCTTGGTATAATTCTCCATTAATCAGTTGTATTGTAAAGATGTCGTTATTTTGAGTGAACATTGTAATATCAAACGCTTCATTATCAAGCTCTTCCAAATAAAAACGATCGGTGACAAGTATCTCAGCAGCGATGGGAACATAAGATGGTAATTCTGCGCTAAAGTCTAGATTTTCCATAGCCTTTTCTACTTTGTCTTTTTCATAGGAATAAAAGCCCTCAGGAATAGCGGATTGTGCATTGCATCCTATTAAGAATAAAAGTATCATAATTGTTGTTATCACGTGCTGAAAAAACTTCATACTTGTCTACCTCCATAAATCATTTCATATACTATTAGACGATTGGTAAGAATGATACGTTTCAAAAAAGTAAACATCTTAAAAATTGGTTAACTTTTTGCACTTATTATAGCATTTTTCGTGAATGTTAGTCATATATACCTAAAATAGTTTGTAAATACTAAGCAGTTCGCCAATGAAAAATAAACACTAAAAATATTTCTTCAAAGAAAAACGCCGATACTATTTAGCATCGGCGTTACTTTTATGGAAGAAGTGTTTCATAGCATAGAAAACATCTTCTTTATTTTTCAAAACATATTGTTTAAAACGTGAATGATCGACTTCTTTGAATGCTTGCATGAGTGTGGAATACCGGTTGTACTGATTGACTTCCCCATAACAAAACATACTTGCTTTCTCTAACAATTTATAAACCGCTTCTAATGATCTCCGGTTATCGGAAGTTAAATTATCACCATCTGAAAAATGAAATGGGTAGATATTATAACGACTGACAGGATATTTTTCATCTACCAATTCCAATGCTTTACGGTAAGCGGAAGAACAAATCGTTCCACCACTTTCTCCTTTTGTAAAGAATGATTCTTCATCTACTACCTTTGCTTCTGTATGGTGGGCAATAAATTCTACGTCTACTGTTTCATATTTTTTGCGTAAAAAACGAACCATCCAAAAGTAAAAACTGCGGGCCACATATTTTTCAAATTGTCCCATCGAGCCGCTTGTATCCATCATTGCTAACACAACGGCTTTTGATTCTGGTTTTTCGATATTATCCCATGTTTTATATCGTAAATCATCTGGATAAATTGGGTCAAAGGAAGGGTTCCCCTCTAATGCATTTCTCCGATAAGATGCCAGCATCGTCCTTTTCTTATCGATGTTTCCTGTTAAACCTTTTTTACGTATATCACGAAACTCTACATCAGTAATCGTAATATTATCTTGTTCTTTCTCCATCAAATTGGGCAATTCTAGCTGTGAAAAAAATGCTTCCTCTACTTCCTCAAAATCTACTTCTGCCTCATAATAGTCTACTCCGGGTTGATTTCCAGCTTTCTCACCTTTTTGTCCCTTTTTGGCTTGTTGTGGGTCTTGAGCAACGACATCTCCTACCTCACTGTCTCCGTTTCCTTGCCCTACATGTTTGTTTTTAGATTGACTATAGCGTATTTTATATTCGTCTAAAGAGCGAATAGGTATGCGAATAATTTCTTTTCCTCGAGACATAATGATATTTTCTTCACTAACAATATCTGGTAGTTTCTTTTTGATTACTTCCTTTATTTTGTCTTGATGTCGTTTTTGGTCATCAAACCCTTTTCGATGGAGGGACCAATCTTCCTCTGCAATCACAAAGTTACCATCAGCCATCGAATCCCCTCCTTCGCTTGTATTATTTTATTGTATGCAACGAAAGAGAGAATGATTAAGCATTTTTAACAGAAATTAAATTGATTATAGTGTAATGATTTTACCAATTGTGCATAATGAACGTAGCCTAGTAGATAAAAACTACGAACCAATGAAAATTCCCGTTAGTTTGGCTTTCTTCCATTCTTCTGAAGTGGCGTGTCGGAAACGCTCCGGCAGAATACTACGCTTTCCTGCGTGCCGTTCCCATAGGAGTCTCCGTATTCTGCCGCTGGTTCTAATGTTCTGATTGTTGAAAGAAGAAAATCTTCGGATATATAAGCAAGGGCCTTCTTCTCACTATTCCAAAACTAGTCAAAGCTGCGGAAAAATGCGACGGTCAATCACTCAACAAAATGCAGTATGGAAGAAAGTAAATCTAACTTCGCAGTTTATGTATTTTGTGCTCTATCTTAAAAAGCACTCACCATTAAAAAATGATGAGTGCTTTTGATCTTAGCCTTCTAATAATAGATCATATGGATCTTCTAATAGTTGTTTTACACGTACAAGGAATTGTACTGCGTCTTTTCCGTCCACGATACGGTGATCGTAAGATAATGCGATATTCATCATCGGACGAACCTCAATTGAATCATCTGGCATTACAATCGGACGTTTTTGAATCGTATGCATTCCTAAAATACCAACTTGTGGTGAGTTTAGAATTGGCGTAGATAATAGCGATCCAAAAATACCACCGTTTGTAATCGTAAAAGAACCACCTTGTAAGTCACCAATTTGCAGTTCCTTATTTTTTGCTTTGGTACCTAATTCAGCAATTTCAGATTCAATACCTGCAAAATCTAAACGATCTGCATCACGTACTACCGGAACTACTAAACCATCATCTGTTGATACAGCAATACCGATATCATAGAATTTCTTTTTAATAATTTCTTTTTCCTGAATCTCAGCATTTAAATAAGGGAAATCTTTCAACGCACTAACTACTGCTTTCGTAAAGAATGACATAAAGCCTAGTTTAATGCCATGTTTTTCTTGGAACTGATCTTTACGTTGACTACGAAGTTTCATAACAGCTGTCATGTCTACTTCGTTAAACGTTGTAAGCATTGCTGCTGTGTGTTGTGCATCTACAAGACGATTCGCTATCGTTTGACGACGGCGAGTCATTTTTTCACGTTCTACCGGTTTATCAAACTCTTGTTGTGAATTAGAAGACTTTTCTTTGTTTTCAGCTTTAGTTTTGTTATCTGCTTTTGCAGGTTTCACTGAATTCTCAACATCTTCAGGGCGAATGCGACCTAACGGATCTGTCGGTGTAATATCGTTCAGATCAATGCCTAATTCACGAGCGCGTTTTCTGGCTGCTGGGGATGCGACAACTTTTTGTTCTTTTCCAGCTTTTTTCGGTTCAGTCGCATCTTTACTAGCTGGTTCTTCTTTCTTCGGCTCTGCTTTTTTCTCTTCTTCTTTTGGTTGTGGTTCTTCTTTATCATTAGAGCTTTCTGCAGAACCTCCGCCAGCTTCACCATTCTCATCTATCTTTGCAATGACTTCTCCAACTTCTACATCATCGCCTTCATTTTTTACAAATTCAGCAATTACCCCTGAATAATCAGCATTAACTTCTACATTAACTTTATCTGTTTCCAGCTCACAGATCGGATCACCTTTCTCGACGGAATCACCCTCACTAACTAACCACTCTGCTATCGTACCTTCCGTAATGGATTCTGCTAATTCTGGGACTTTAATTTCCTTCATTGGTTTCTCCTCCTTCAGACAGCTCTAATGCTCTTTGTACTATGCCTCTTTGTTCTGCTTTGTGAATGTGTGGATCACCTACGGATGGTGACGAACGTTCCGTACGACCAGTATAGTGTAATTCTAATTTCGTTTCTTCAAGCATTCTGTAAAGTAGTTCTTTTACAAAATTCCATGCACCCATATTTCGTGGTTCCTCTTGCACCCATACCACTTCTTCCAAATTAGGACATCCATCTATGACCTCTTGAATTTTCTTTTCTGGGAATGGATAGATTTGCTCTAAGCGAACGACATGAATATCTTTATATTTTTCTAGGTTTTCACCCATTTTGTCTTGGATATCTACCATTACTTTTCCTGTACCAATTAATAGTCGCTTAGCTTTTTTAGATGTTAAATCCAAGCCTGGCTGTGGAATTAATGTATGGAATTTACCTTTGGTAAACTCATCTATTGTTGATACCACTCGTGGACTACGCAACAAGCTCTTCGGTGTTAATACAATTAACGGACGAGCTGCTTCACTATCTACTAACGCTGCTTGACGTCTTAACAGATGGAAGAATTGTGCACTGGTTGTAACATTAGCGACAATCCAGTTATTTTCTGCTGCCATTGTTAAGAATCGCTCTGCTCTTGCACTGGAATGTTCCGGTCCTTGCCCTTCATATCCATGTGGTAATAACATAACCATATTAGAGCGTTCATCCCACTTCGCACGACCAGACGAGATAAATTGATCAAAAATCACCTGTCCTGCATTGGCAAAGTCACCGAATTGTGCTTCCCAAATAACAAGCGTTTTTGGTGCTTTTACACTATAACCGTATTCAAATCCAAGCACAGCTGCTTCTGATAATGGACTGTTGTGAATATCGAATGTTGCTTTTGCTTCATCCAATCCATGCATTGGACAATACGTATCACTTGAATCCACATCATGTAACATTAAGTGACGATGTGCAAATGTTCCACGCTCTGTATCTTGCCCTGTCAAACGAATTGGAATACCATCTTGTAAAATCGAAGCATATGCTAATGCCTCAGCCACTGCCCAGTCGGCTTTTTCTTCTTTTTCAAAAATACTATGACGCTTTGATAATATCTTTTCGAGCTTCTTATAGGAGTGAAAACCTTCCGGTCGTTTTAATAGACCTTTATTTAGAGAAAGCAATAGTTCCTTCGGTACAGATGTTTCGATGTCACTCAATCCGTTACGCAATGCCTGTGGTACTGGCATTGCTTCCGGATTTTCATTAACACTTTCCGTCATATCATCATAAATGCCTTGCAATTTATTAAAAACAGCTTCTTTCATTTCTTCAAAAGTATTTTCTGCTAAAATTCCTTCTTCTTGTAGTCGTTTAGCATAAACATGAGCACAAGTAGGATGTTGATCGATTGATTTATACAGTTTTGGCTGCGTTGCACGTGGTTCATCCATTTCATTATGACCATAACGACGATAGCCAACTAAATCAATTAATACATCCTTTTGGAATTTTTTCCGATAATCGTATGCTAATGTTGCTGCTGAAATACAAGCTTCAGGATCATCTGCATTCACATGGATAATTGGTACTTCAAAACCTTTTGCTAAGTCACTGGCATATCTAGTGGAACGTCCTTGGCGTTGGCCAGTAGTAAAACCAACTAGGTTGTTTGCGATAATATGCATTGTTCCACCTGTTCGATAACCGTCTAACGCACTTAGATTAAAGGTTTCTGCCACTACACCTTCGCCAATAAACGCAGCATCACCGTGAATCAAAATACTAAACGCTTTGTTCACATTTTGTTCCGGATTACCCTTTTGGAAACGAAAATCTTGTGCTGCTCTTGTGAAACCTTCTACAACCGGGTTAACAAACTCCAAATGTGAAGGGTTATGTGCTAAAGTAATCTTTGTTGGTGATGGTTTTTCTTCCCCGACATCGCGTTTTGCACCAAAGTGATATTTAACATCACCAGTCCATCCATAAGTAATGGCTCTGGAACCTGGTGAGGATGGTACTAATTCCTTATCTGCTGAAGGATGAAACTCAGAAAATAATTTATCAAATGGCTTACCTAAAATATTTGTTAGTACACTTAATCTACCTCGGTGAGCCATCCCCATCAAAATTTCTTCTGTTTCATCATAGAAGGAATTTTGAACGATACGGTCTAAAACAGGAACCATCATTTCCAAACCTTCAATAGAAAAACGTTTCTGAGCTACAAATGTTTTAGCTAAGAAATTTTCAAAACCTTCTACATCAACGATCTTTCCAAGTAGTTCTTTTTTTTCATTTTCTGAGAAAGGAAAACGATACTTACCAGACTCAATATTTTCTTGAAACCACAAACGTTCTTCGTCATTGTTTACATGATCGTACTCGAATGAAATCGTTCCTGCGTATTGAGCTAATAAATAATCAACGACATCCTGCGCGTTGTTCACGCCTTGAACAGTGGTATCCCAAACCCACTCAGCCGGAATCGCTTCCAAAACGTCTTTATTAAGACTGTAATAGCTAGGATCAACAAGTGTGGTATCATTCGTTATACCTGATCCCACCGAGTAAATCTCAGCTTTCAAATGACCATAACGACGAATAGCCTCAACAAGCTTAATTGCTGAGGTTAATTGTTTCGCACTTATATCAGATGATAAGCCCTTACTACTTGCTACCTCTGCTTGCTGACCTTCAATTAATTCTTTTGGAGCTCCGTACTGGTCGAACATTTCTTTCAGGGATCGATCGACAGAGTCTCTGTTTTCCAAATAAAGTTCATACTGCTCTTGTACATAGCCCATATTAGGACCGTAAAATTTTTTCCAGAATCTCTCACTGGATTCCTGCTGTGTCACGTCTTATACCCCCATTAGAAGTCACTTTCTCCTGCTAAACTAAACTCCCATCCAAATGTTGTAATGAGTAAAACATTACATCAATAAATATAACCTATTTTACCTAGGGAAACAACATATATGTTACGATTTTTTGGAAAAGTTTAATTAGTATAAAAAAAGCTTAAAAAAGCTAGTTTTTATGCGTTAAAAGGCACATTGTGATCGTTGATGAGAATGCTTACATGAAAATAAAATACCTCGTCCAAATTACAGGCATTTTATCTTGTGTATTATGTTTTCACTTATTCGAAATAAGATTGAAAAATCATTACTGCAGCACCTATGGAAATAGTATTTACATTTCGATCTTCTTTATTAAAATGTACAGGCTCTCGTTTCATTCGATAAATATACTGTTTTGCCGATGCTACTATTTTCTCATAATAAGGTGGATACGTATGAATTAATTCACTACTTAGTATCACTTTATCTGGATGTAAAATATTAATCACATTTGCTATACCAATTCCGTAAGTAACAGCAGATTCAAGTACTACTTCTAGAACAATTGGATCTTCACTTGCTAAAGCTTTCATAAACTGATCCATTAATTCCTTTTGATTATTTCCCTTTTCTTTATGATAAAATGGGAATGATTTTTCATTTAAGTACCGCTTGTTCACTTCTCGCAATAAATAATCATAGGAAATAAAAGAAGCAAGTGATCTACGTTCGTTTACTTCAATAATTGTTTCCCCAAATGAGCTAGCATCGCCTGTTTTATTTTTTAGAATATGACCATCCGCCAAAACCCCGCAACGCAATCCTCGTCCACTTATACAATAAAGGATGGTTTGATCCAAAATATTACCTTTCATGTATTCATGTAAAGTCGCCACATTCGCACCATTTTCCAGTAATATTTTTTCATCTTCAAAACTTTCTAAACCGTCTATTACAGAAATATTTTTCCATCCACTTGCAATAAACGCATCAGGTTCTAAAATAATACCTTTCTCCCTATCTAACGGGCCCACTGTCCCAATACCAATTCCCAGGAGCATATCACGGGGTATGTTATGTTTTTCTAACAATTGTTCGATTTTTTCTTTAATTAGTTGCAAAGTATAAGGTGGTGTATGTTTTTCCGTCATAGCAAAAGTAAAACTATCAACTTCACTAAACGACATATTTACTAATATGATGGTCGATTCTATTCTTGACAAGTCCACACCAATCATAAACCCTGCATCGGGCTCAATCTCATATAAAGCTGGTGGTCTCCCTCCTGATGACTCTTCATACTCAGCTATCTTAATGAACCCTTCAGATACTAAATATTCCAAATGTCGTGCAACTGTTGTTTGTTTCATTTCTATTTCTTCGACTATTTTTGCTTTTGTTACCGGTTTGTTGGCATGAATATATTGATAAACCTGTTTCATACCTTTATATTTTGCTGAAGTTTGTTCTAAAAAGGACTTTAACACTCATTTCGCTCCCTTATTCCATGGTTTCATGTACTTTTTAGTATACTTCTAATTATTTCCTGTGAAAAGGGGCATGTTTTTCAAAAAGAGAGCTTCTTGTTGAAAAACCGTTTGCCTTCGATTTTAATAAATTAAAAATGATAAATACTCATTGAAAACTAACCTTAACTTCAAAGAGTATTTATCAACAAAAAAGGATCACACATCCTTCACACATCGAAAACCAATATTACCTGATGAACTTTCCACTGTATTAGAACTTCTAGCTGCTACTCGATAACGGTTACAATAGGATTTATGACATAAATACGAGCCGCCACGCATTACTTTGGAGATATTGCCTTTTACAAAGTCTTGATCTATTTTCCCATTGCGATCAATTTCGAAAGTATCTGCACACCATTCCCATACATTTCCGGAAACATTATATAATCCGTATCCATTAGGCGGAAATGACTCTGCTGGAGCTATTCCGACATATCCATCATCCTTTGTATTATGCTTTGGAAACTCACCTTGCCATATATTACAGTAGTGGTCTCCGTTAGGTGTTAATTCATCACCCCACGGGAATTTCTTTTGCTCTAAACCACCTCTTGCCGCATACTCCCATTCTTTTTCGGTCGGTAGTCTTTTCCCTGCCCATTTACTATACGCCACAGCATCATTCCAAGACACATGAATAACAGGATAATCCAAACGATCTTCTATTGATGAGCCTAGCCCTTCTGGTTGGTACCAATACGCTTGTTCCGTCGCAAACCACCATGGGGTTTGTGGCACTTGCTGTAGTTTTCCCGGGAAATCCTTCGGGATAAATTGATAAAATACAAAAGACCAGCCATATTGTTCTGATTCAGTTTTATATCCCGTATCATCAACAAATTCTTTAAATTGTTGATTTGTCACAGCCTGAATATCTATGTAAAAAGGAGAAACTTTTACTTTTTGGACCGGACCTTCTCCATCTGTTTTAAAACCCTCATCATCATCGGTGCCCATTAAAAACTCTCCACCATCTAATAACACCATGTTATCAACGCCTGAAACTTTTTCATTAATGGTTTGATTTCCCTCTTTATTTTGAGATGACAGAAAATCTTGCCTACTTACTTGGCAACAGCTTGGTTTCTTATCTTCCATAGATAGCCCTCACTTTCCTAGAAATAGTCTTAGTATAACACGATTCCATATACACCCGCTAAAGCGATCACAAAAATTGGGTGCATCCGTAATTTCATTAATGCGAAAAAAGATAAGAGAAAAATGACTAATAAACTAAATGTGTGCCATGATATTTCACCAATCACATTATTTGTAATAGCAAAATTCAAAGCAGCATAAATTATTAAACCTGTAATAATCGGCCGTAAGCCATAAAACGCCGACTTTACAATATGTAACTCATTAAATTTAAAAAAGAATGTTGCAATAATCAAAATAATTAATAAAGAGGGAATGACCATACCTAAAGCTGACACAATTGCACCTGATAGACCTGCTGTTTGATAACCTACAAATATTGCACTATTTGTAGCGATTGGCCCTGGTGACATTCCTGCAACAGCTATGACATCGGTAAATTCCTGGGTTGTCATCCAACCATGTTGTGAAACTTCCAACTCTATTACGGGAATCATTGCATATCCTCCACCAAACGAAACAAAGCCAATCAGTAAAAAAGTCCAAAATAAGTCTAAAAGTACCACGCTGTTCACCCCTATTTGTCATTTCTATCTAATCGTGTTGCATATCCTAATAGTTTTTTCACGTTCACGACTGCAATACCTAAGCCAATACCACCAACAATAATTAGTACAGGATGTATGTGAAGAAAATATAATATTGCTGCGGTCAAAATAGTGATAACAAGTGTTGTTTTATCATAGATAGCTGTCAAACCAATTTTGTACGCAGCGAAAGCTATTAAAGCTACAATTGCTGCACGAATCCCTACAAATGCTGATTCTACAAAGGGGTTATCCTTAATAAATAGAAATAGAATACTTAATGCTACAACAATAAGAAAAGTTGGTAAAAGAACACCTGTCATTGCGATAATAGCGCCTTTTACTCCTGCTAACCGGTATCCAATAAACGTTGCCGAATTAATAGCAATTGCCCCTGGTACAGATTCTGCAATCGCAAAAATTTCTGAAACTTCTTTTGTTTTTACCCATTTTCTTTTTTGCACTACTTCTCTTTCAATCATAGGGATCATCGCGTAACCACCGCCAAAAGTGACCGGACCTATTTTAAAAAAAGAAAGAAAAATTTGTAGTAAATACCTCCAATTTGTTTTCAATGACATTCCCCCATCTTTACGCTAATAACTTTTATCCATTTTGATTATAACACACTTTAATCCACATTGGT encodes:
- a CDS encoding chromate transporter, producing the protein MSLKTNWRYLLQIFLSFFKIGPVTFGGGYAMIPMIEREVVQKRKWVKTKEVSEIFAIAESVPGAIAINSATFIGYRLAGVKGAIIAMTGVLLPTFLIVVALSILFLFIKDNPFVESAFVGIRAAIVALIAFAAYKIGLTAIYDKTTLVITILTAAILYFLHIHPVLIIVGGIGLGIAVVNVKKLLGYATRLDRNDK
- a CDS encoding DUF4367 domain-containing protein — encoded protein: MKFFQHVITTIMILLFLIGCNAQSAIPEGFYSYEKDKVEKAMENLDFSAELPSYVPIAAEILVTDRFYLEELDNEAFDITMFTQNNDIFTIQLINGELYQDKSDFETISLMDSLEGYYQDQPYSQTLHWEKEGVTYQIIYRPSEESLSEKELVKVAESFKSS
- the yhbH gene encoding sporulation protein YhbH; protein product: MADGNFVIAEEDWSLHRKGFDDQKRHQDKIKEVIKKKLPDIVSEENIIMSRGKEIIRIPIRSLDEYKIRYSQSKNKHVGQGNGDSEVGDVVAQDPQQAKKGQKGEKAGNQPGVDYYEAEVDFEEVEEAFFSQLELPNLMEKEQDNITITDVEFRDIRKKGLTGNIDKKRTMLASYRRNALEGNPSFDPIYPDDLRYKTWDNIEKPESKAVVLAMMDTSGSMGQFEKYVARSFYFWMVRFLRKKYETVDVEFIAHHTEAKVVDEESFFTKGESGGTICSSAYRKALELVDEKYPVSRYNIYPFHFSDGDNLTSDNRRSLEAVYKLLEKASMFCYGEVNQYNRYSTLMQAFKEVDHSRFKQYVLKNKEDVFYAMKHFFHKSNADAK
- a CDS encoding chromate transporter, which codes for MVLLDLFWTFLLIGFVSFGGGYAMIPVIELEVSQHGWMTTQEFTDVIAVAGMSPGPIATNSAIFVGYQTAGLSGAIVSALGMVIPSLLIILIIATFFFKFNELHIVKSAFYGLRPIITGLIIYAALNFAITNNVIGEISWHTFSLLVIFLLSFFALMKLRMHPIFVIALAGVYGIVLY
- a CDS encoding formylglycine-generating enzyme family protein, giving the protein MEDKKPSCCQVSRQDFLSSQNKEGNQTINEKVSGVDNMVLLDGGEFLMGTDDDEGFKTDGEGPVQKVKVSPFYIDIQAVTNQQFKEFVDDTGYKTESEQYGWSFVFYQFIPKDFPGKLQQVPQTPWWFATEQAYWYQPEGLGSSIEDRLDYPVIHVSWNDAVAYSKWAGKRLPTEKEWEYAARGGLEQKKFPWGDELTPNGDHYCNIWQGEFPKHNTKDDGYVGIAPAESFPPNGYGLYNVSGNVWEWCADTFEIDRNGKIDQDFVKGNISKVMRGGSYLCHKSYCNRYRVAARSSNTVESSSGNIGFRCVKDV
- the odhB gene encoding 2-oxoglutarate dehydrogenase complex dihydrolipoyllysine-residue succinyltransferase; the encoded protein is MKEIKVPELAESITEGTIAEWLVSEGDSVEKGDPICELETDKVNVEVNADYSGVIAEFVKNEGDDVEVGEVIAKIDENGEAGGGSAESSNDKEEPQPKEEEKKAEPKKEEPASKDATEPKKAGKEQKVVASPAARKRARELGIDLNDITPTDPLGRIRPEDVENSVKPAKADNKTKAENKEKSSNSQQEFDKPVEREKMTRRRQTIANRLVDAQHTAAMLTTFNEVDMTAVMKLRSQRKDQFQEKHGIKLGFMSFFTKAVVSALKDFPYLNAEIQEKEIIKKKFYDIGIAVSTDDGLVVPVVRDADRLDFAGIESEIAELGTKAKNKELQIGDLQGGSFTITNGGIFGSLLSTPILNSPQVGILGMHTIQKRPIVMPDDSIEVRPMMNIALSYDHRIVDGKDAVQFLVRVKQLLEDPYDLLLEG
- a CDS encoding ROK family protein encodes the protein MLKSFLEQTSAKYKGMKQVYQYIHANKPVTKAKIVEEIEMKQTTVARHLEYLVSEGFIKIAEYEESSGGRPPALYEIEPDAGFMIGVDLSRIESTIILVNMSFSEVDSFTFAMTEKHTPPYTLQLIKEKIEQLLEKHNIPRDMLLGIGIGTVGPLDREKGIILEPDAFIASGWKNISVIDGLESFEDEKILLENGANVATLHEYMKGNILDQTILYCISGRGLRCGVLADGHILKNKTGDASSFGETIIEVNERRSLASFISYDYLLREVNKRYLNEKSFPFYHKEKGNNQKELMDQFMKALASEDPIVLEVVLESAVTYGIGIANVINILHPDKVILSSELIHTYPPYYEKIVASAKQYIYRMKREPVHFNKEDRNVNTISIGAAVMIFQSYFE
- a CDS encoding 2-oxoglutarate dehydrogenase E1 component, translated to MTQQESSERFWKKFYGPNMGYVQEQYELYLENRDSVDRSLKEMFDQYGAPKELIEGQQAEVASSKGLSSDISAKQLTSAIKLVEAIRRYGHLKAEIYSVGSGITNDTTLVDPSYYSLNKDVLEAIPAEWVWDTTVQGVNNAQDVVDYLLAQYAGTISFEYDHVNNDEERLWFQENIESGKYRFPFSENEKKELLGKIVDVEGFENFLAKTFVAQKRFSIEGLEMMVPVLDRIVQNSFYDETEEILMGMAHRGRLSVLTNILGKPFDKLFSEFHPSADKELVPSSPGSRAITYGWTGDVKYHFGAKRDVGEEKPSPTKITLAHNPSHLEFVNPVVEGFTRAAQDFRFQKGNPEQNVNKAFSILIHGDAAFIGEGVVAETFNLSALDGYRTGGTMHIIANNLVGFTTGQRQGRSTRYASDLAKGFEVPIIHVNADDPEACISAATLAYDYRKKFQKDVLIDLVGYRRYGHNEMDEPRATQPKLYKSIDQHPTCAHVYAKRLQEEGILAENTFEEMKEAVFNKLQGIYDDMTESVNENPEAMPVPQALRNGLSDIETSVPKELLLSLNKGLLKRPEGFHSYKKLEKILSKRHSIFEKEEKADWAVAEALAYASILQDGIPIRLTGQDTERGTFAHRHLMLHDVDSSDTYCPMHGLDEAKATFDIHNSPLSEAAVLGFEYGYSVKAPKTLVIWEAQFGDFANAGQVIFDQFISSGRAKWDERSNMVMLLPHGYEGQGPEHSSARAERFLTMAAENNWIVANVTTSAQFFHLLRRQAALVDSEAARPLIVLTPKSLLRSPRVVSTIDEFTKGKFHTLIPQPGLDLTSKKAKRLLIGTGKVMVDIQDKMGENLEKYKDIHVVRLEQIYPFPEKKIQEVIDGCPNLEEVVWVQEEPRNMGAWNFVKELLYRMLEETKLELHYTGRTERSSPSVGDPHIHKAEQRGIVQRALELSEGGETNEGN